In Paenibacillus sp. JQZ6Y-1, a genomic segment contains:
- a CDS encoding NADP-dependent oxidoreductase, with protein sequence MKAVVIEQYGDENQLKLAEVPDPKPGPKQVVIKLKATSINPIDWKLREGHLKQMMDWEFPIILGWDAAGVITEVGDDVTEWKIGDQVFARPDTTRFGTYAEYTAIDDHLLAPLPPGISFAEAASIPLAGLTAWQALFDHGQLKEGEKVLIHAGAGGVGTLAIQLAKHAGAHVITTASANNAEFLKSLGADEVIDYKSTNFADVLSDIDLVFDTMGGQIQKDSFKVLKEGSGRLISILDQPDEELAKQHNVTAKAIWLQPDGKQLQEFGQLLEQRKVNAIVGTELPFSEEGLREAHRLSATHHAKGKIVITFEDDAQ encoded by the coding sequence ATGAAAGCAGTAGTGATTGAACAATACGGTGACGAGAATCAACTCAAACTGGCAGAGGTGCCCGATCCGAAGCCGGGTCCCAAGCAGGTTGTCATCAAGCTAAAAGCAACCTCCATCAACCCGATTGATTGGAAGCTACGCGAAGGTCATTTGAAGCAGATGATGGATTGGGAATTCCCGATCATTCTCGGCTGGGATGCCGCTGGTGTCATTACTGAGGTCGGTGATGACGTAACCGAATGGAAAATCGGCGATCAGGTCTTTGCCCGTCCAGATACAACGCGTTTTGGCACATATGCCGAATATACCGCAATCGATGACCACCTGCTCGCTCCATTGCCACCGGGTATCAGCTTTGCTGAAGCTGCTTCGATTCCACTGGCTGGATTGACCGCTTGGCAGGCGCTGTTTGATCACGGTCAGCTCAAGGAAGGCGAAAAGGTACTCATTCACGCCGGAGCAGGTGGTGTCGGTACACTCGCCATTCAACTCGCCAAGCATGCAGGGGCGCATGTCATCACAACTGCCAGCGCCAACAATGCTGAATTTTTGAAATCCCTTGGCGCAGATGAAGTGATTGACTACAAATCTACTAATTTTGCCGACGTGTTATCCGATATTGATCTCGTCTTCGATACGATGGGTGGTCAGATTCAAAAGGATAGCTTCAAGGTACTCAAAGAAGGCAGTGGTCGCCTGATCTCCATTTTGGATCAGCCCGATGAAGAACTTGCCAAGCAGCATAACGTAACGGCGAAGGCAATCTGGTTACAACCGGATGGCAAGCAGCTGCAAGAATTCGGTCAATTGCTGGAGCAACGAAAAGTGAATGCAATCGTCGGCACGGAGCTGCCGTTTTCGGAGGAAGGTCTGCGCGAAGCGCATCGTCTTAGCGCAACACACCATGCCAAAGGTAAAATTGTTATCACTTTTGAAGATGACGCGCAATAA